AACCTTTCTTTTGTAGCCTTGTTTGAAGCAAGTTCTTCCTTGGCAGAGACAATACGAAAGATAACTTTGTAATCATTTGCCTTAAATGTATAATCTCTAAAAAGTAAACCTGTTTTCGTATAATATTGTTCTTGATTTGCCCAGTAAAGTTTTACTTCCTCACCATTGTAAGGAATGGCATATTTGTGCCCTTTTATAGAGTAGCGATAATGCGGAACAAAATCACCCTCTTCATAGTATCTGGAAAAGAAATTATGAAGGTCGTTAAAAACCTGATTTTTTATCTCATCAATTTTCTCTACTTCCTCTTTTTGTGCCTTTATTGATAAGAACTCTTGTCCAATAGGTGTGTCTTTAAATTCTTCCTTTAAGTCTCCTGTAGGAGTGAAGGCGTTTTGCCCTAAACTTTGAATAACTTTTTCTTTAACCTTTTCAAATTTTTCATTTATATTTGTTAACCTTTCATCTTTATGTTTAGCAAAAGCAGTTTCGACCTTATTTCTAAGCTCTCCCTGAATAAATTTCCCTATTGTTTCTCTCTTATAATTCAAAATGCGATAAATCCCAAAATCCAAATCAGATGTTTCAAACTGAAAAAGTTTTTTAAGCAAATCTTGAAATTTTTCGATACTATCCATAATATCTCCTTTTATTCATGAAAAGCACTTCCTTATAAAGAAGTTTATCGCATTTTTCAAAAAAGTCAAGGTGATGATTTAAATCAGATAATCTTACCGAAATAGGGTTTAATAAAAATAGAATATCTTATCCAGATAATTAAAACGGGATATACTATATCCAAAAAGTGTCTATGATCACAATAGCCATTACTGAGGAGGTATACATTAGGAGAGCTAAAAAATAAACGCAAACCTAAAGGTTTGCCCTACATTGTGTATTGCTGCTAAAAGCCATTCCTGCAAGATTTTCGCGGTTAGGAAAACGCTCCTACAGGAATAAATCCTAAATCCCAAGCACCAAATTAAGAATTTAGTTTTTGTCTTTCGTTGAGCTGAAAATGGGATGAGATGTCGAAATAAATTCAGCATGACAAATACTATTGCCACACAGGCTATGCAATTTTACCAAATCACTTGCACTAATTGTGAATCTTTTATTTCTCTATCCCGACTGAGAATTGCAACCTTATCTTTCAAAGTTTTGCTAAAAAGTATTGCTGTGCCGCAAATAATGCCATCATGAATATCCAGTTGAGTAGGAATTACATCAATAATGTCTTCATTCAGCGGGAAAATAACACATCTCTCGTCTTCATCAATTGCGGACTTTACCTTTTCAAAAGATATCGGAATCTTTTTCCTTTTGTGAAGATACTTTAACTCAGCCAGAACAATTGTTGGGATAATAATTTTAATTTCTCGTTTCTTTAGGATATCTGTTACTGTTTTGCTTTATTGTTTGCTACCAGTAAGGAACCAAACTAATACATGGGTATCAACTATGTAAGTCATTAAATCCCTAAATCTTTAGGTAGTTTGATCTCTGATTCTTTTATTTCGTGATAAGAAAAATCACCATATTTTTTCCATATGCCATATAGCTTAGAAAATTTATTATCCTTTTTCTTTTTTTTGTTCTTAGAGACCAAGTCTCTTAATTGTGCTTCAAGAATTTTTAATTCCATTTCCAATGTGAGAATCTTTTTTGCCGGCACGCTTTCACTCATAAATTCTCCTTACAAAGGATTATAAACAAAAGAGGAGGAAAGTCAAGCCCACTATTTAAATAAAAAATGATTTTTGCAGAGTAAACTCTGCCACTACGGAATCAGGAATAAATCCCAAATCCCAGGCAATAATTAAATTCCAAATTAGAAACATAACTCTAATACAAGAATCGCTTGAGGAAAAGGTGGTAAATCCCCCTCACCCTTGCCCTCTCCCACAAGGGGCGAGGGATTTGATGTATGAAATGGTTAGAATAAATTCCAAATTATAAACATAATTCTAATACGCATTAGCAAGGTAATGCAATCCTAAGACGATTGAGATTATCTCGGGAGTAAAGACTGCCTTTATATAAAACCAGTTCTCTAATCTATTAGATTTTTAGTTTTCTTTTGATTTCTGGCATTAAGTTTTTTGCACTGTCTAAATCTGCTTTTATTTCTTCGTAAGATTATTAGGGGTAGCCGCACCTTCAGGGTGCGAAATACCTTGGGATTTAAAAAAAAATTATCCGCAGGCTAAAGTCTGCGCCTACCATTTTACCGGTTATCCCCTCAGGTTGGCTTTTTTATTTAAGCAAGGCTAAAGCCTTGCCCTACAAATGGACCCAGCGCTAAATCATTGATTACCCTTATAAATCTTGCCCATGGGTTTTATCGTTCCTTCAAATATGGAAAGGACTCAGTAGCACAGCGACCAAAAATAGTCTAAATTCAGCAGCAAATGTGCCATTTAATAAAATACCTAAGATAGCTTATCGTATGCAACCAGAAATATTTATTGAATATCATCCATAATCCCCCTCCTTGAGCTGAAATTCGGGCATATTTATGAAGAAATCTTGCCCTGGGGAAGTAGACCACGCGCAAATTTTGTTTGGCAAACCTCCGGCACCAATCGACATCTTCAAAATATAGAAAAAATCTCTCATCCATCAAACCCACCTTCCTAATCGCACTCTTTTTCACCATCATCGCCGCACCCAAGACCCAGTCCACCTTTTCGATGCGATCACATTCAAAATGCACCATCAAATATCTTTCCAGTTCTCTCTTTCCCCAAGGTGTGCATTTGAGAAAAGTTCTCCGGACAAATGGAGTATAAAACCGGGGCCAGCGGAAACAAGACCGTTGCACCGAACCATCCGGGTAGAAAAGGGCTGGTGCCAAAAGCCCTACTTCTGGTTCTCTTTCTAAATACTTGACCATCTCCTCAATAGCCCCGGCGGGAATAAGGATATCAGGGTTGATAATTAAAATAAACTCGCCACGGGCTTTTTTTAATCCCTGATTTACTGCCCGGGCATAACCGAGATTTATTCGGTTTTCAATGAAAAGAATTTCAAAAAATTTATTAAAAAACTCGATCAGGGGCCTTGGTGAATGAGCAGAGGCATTATCAATGATAATTAACTCCATGGGTATCTCAAGATTTGCGTTTTTGAGGGCGTTTAAACAGTCCCTCAAAGCGCATGGTGCATTGTAATGGACAATGATTATGGTGAGCACTGCCGATAAAGCATTACTAAAGACAAAGGTATTCTTTCTACGGGTGTAAGGACTTTTTCTACTTTTATCCTAAAATTTTTTTTACGCAATCTCGCTTCGGCCTGTTTTATCTCCTCATCAATTTGTGCTTTTTTATAAAAGAACGCACGCCCTGTCGGAGCGAGCAGGCCATCAACTGTATTGAGTAAATCTCGGATTCGGCCTGCAGCCCGTATTAAAATCAGATCAAACTTCTTCTCTTTATATTTTTCTGCACGCTGGGCGACCACCTCAATCCCCTTTAGGGAAAGGCTGGTTATCAATTCTTGCAAAAATTTTGCTTTTTTGCGCACCGATTCAAAGAGCACGAAATCAATTTCAGGTCTTAAAATCTTAACCGGAATGGAAGGGAAACCAGCTCCTGCACCAATGTCGCAACCATTTTGGGGCTGATTAAGATAGGGTAAGACCATCAATGAGGGCAAAAAATGTTTCAGGGTGATACGGGTGTAATCCTTATGCGAAAGCAAATGGAGCCGACCCCTATATTCGTAAAGCTTTTCCAAGTAAATTCGGAATTTATCAAGCACCATTTCCGAAACTGGAAGATGGAGTTCTTTTAAACCCTCCTTCAGAATCTCCATCTCTTTATCCAAAGAGTGCATCAAAAAGACTATCTTTTTGAATTTTTCACTTCGTTCCAAATTTTATCCATCTCTTCAAGGGTGACTGAAGAAGATGCCAACCGGGTTTTTATCAATTTTCTCTGCATCGTCCGGAACCGATTGACAAATTTTCTGTTTGCCTTACGGAGGGCATCCTCGGGATCGATCTTCAGATGACGGGCAAGGTTCACACAGGAAAAAAGTAAGTCCCCCAGTTCATCAACTCGTTCCCGGCGGGACCCGGCTTTTTCAAGTTCTTTAATTTCTTCAACCAACTTCTGGAGTGGACCCTGGGCATCCGCCCAGTCAAATCCCACCCGGGCAGCCCGTTCTTGAATTAACTTAGCAGCCATTAATGCCGGTAGAGACTCTGGAATCCCTTCAAAGATATCCTTCTTTGAACTATGCCAGAATTTAACAATTTCTTCAGTGTTGCGGAACTTCCGGGAACGGAAGACATGGGGATGTTTGAGTTTGTATTTGGTGATCGTATCCTGAATTATTTCCGTAGGGGTGATCCCCTTTTTTTCCATCAACGAGCAGAGAAAAAATCCCAGAAAGAGTAAATCGCCGATTTCTTCTTTCAGGGCTGTCCGATCCTGTTTTTCGATTGCGGCGAGAACTTCGTAAGCCTCTTCAATCACATTATTTTTTATGGTAGCGAGTGTCTGTCGGCGATCCCAAGGACATTTTCGGCGTAATGTTTTTACCAGCTGGAAGAGCTTGTGAAAGGCGTCAGAGATCTTCAATTTCTGGTTGCGTATTCTCCCCATTCGCTACCCCATTGGTTTTTTGATCTATTGCCACGGGCCGGAAATCAGTATAAAAGTCCTCCTCAAAATTCAGACAGCATAAAAGTTTACCACATATCCCTGACAATTTATTCGGCGTGAGGAATATATTCTGACGCCGCGCCATTCTCAGCGAGATGGATTTTAAATCCTTAAGAAATGCTGCACAACAAACCTTGCGACCACATGGTCCCATTCCGCCACAGTAGCGGGCGAAATCCCGAGCGCCGATCTGTTTGATGACGACGCGTTTATTCAATTGCTGGGAAATAAAGCGATGGAGTTTGCGAAATTTCATCTTGTGTTCTGCGGTAAAATAAAAGATCACCCTTTCCGCATCAAACTGGCAATGTGCATATACCGCCTTCATATCCATATTGAATGCCCGGATCGCATTTTTGAATTCAAAAAGACACCATTCGGCATATTCTTTCAACTCTTCCAGTTTCGCTAAATCTTCATCATTAACTGGTCTAAGAATTTCGCCGATTGATTCTTCCTCAACCGCCTGTGCACAGATTGTTCCGGTATCTATGCCGTCCTTTGTTTTAAAGAGAATCCTTTCTCCAAGGTGGTAATCATCGGAACCATGGACTACGATTTTCCAAAAGGGAGTGATTGATATTTCGTATTTCATTTCAATATCACATATATTTTTTCGTCTTTCTTAATCATACCCAGATCATTGCGCGCCTTGGCTTCAATGAACCTACCGCTTTTGTATTCCTCAATCCTCTTTTTCAGCAGCTCGTTTTCGGCACTAAGAACAATAATACTCCTTTTCAGGTTTCTTTCGGTATAATAGGCATTTACTAAAATAAATATCTTTCTTCCCAGATATAATCCGGGGAGCATAAAAAAAAACAGAACCAAAAACCATTTTTTGATAAAAAAAGAGAGTTCTTGTTTCATCTTTGCTATTTTGCTCTCTGGTAATACTGGTAATAATAATAGTGATGGCGATAGTAGCGCTGGCTGGTATCCACACCATTTAATACATAGCCAATAATCTTTTCTCCAGCCCGCTCTAATTCTTCTTTTACCTCCCTTACCGCATCCCGATTCGTCTTCCCGCTCATGACTACCACAATTATGCCATCGCATATCCTCCCCAGAATCCGCGCATCTGCAATCCCTAATGCCGGTGGGGCATCAATCAACACATAATCAAAATCGTCTTTTAGTTTATCTACCACATTGCTCATGGAGACCGAACCAAGCAATTCTGCAGGATTGGAAGGAATGGTGCCACTGGTAATAAAATAGAAATTTTCAAACGGTGCTTTTTTAATCGCCTCATTCAATTTTATCCGGTTGATTAATACATCGGTCAAACCGTTGTGGTTATCCCGCACAATCTCCTGGAAATAACTATGCAATTTAGGCCGGCGAAAATCGCAATCAAGAACTATCACCCGGTGTCCCTGTTGGGCAAGAGTAA
This sequence is a window from candidate division WOR-3 bacterium. Protein-coding genes within it:
- a CDS encoding site-specific DNA-methyltransferase, with amino-acid sequence MDSIEKFQDLLKKLFQFETSDLDFGIYRILNYKRETIGKFIQGELRNKVETAFAKHKDERLTNINEKFEKVKEKVIQSLGQNAFTPTGDLKEEFKDTPIGQEFLSIKAQKEEVEKIDEIKNQVFNDLHNFFSRYYEEGDFVPHYRYSIKGHKYAIPYNGEEVKLYWANQEQYYTKTGLLFRDYTFKANDYKVIFRIVSAKEELASNKATKERFFVLDDENPIEIIPSPLVGGSKSEGDNKSIIIRFQYRELTEEEISEIKKYRKEQKKKEDEDEEDKRIKIKREEIDKINFEKIRKFLEGQKQHSLLKNLIENQKNEIPILLYHLNRFTAKNTKDYFIHKNLKKFL
- a CDS encoding glycosyltransferase family 2 protein, encoding MLTIIIVHYNAPCALRDCLNALKNANLEIPMELIIIDNASAHSPRPLIEFFNKFFEILFIENRINLGYARAVNQGLKKARGEFILIINPDILIPAGAIEEMVKYLEREPEVGLLAPALFYPDGSVQRSCFRWPRFYTPFVRRTFLKCTPWGKRELERYLMVHFECDRIEKVDWVLGAAMMVKKSAIRKVGLMDERFFLYFEDVDWCRRFAKQNLRVVYFPRARFLHKYARISAQGGGLWMIFNKYFWLHTISYLRYFIKWHICC
- the rsmG gene encoding 16S rRNA (guanine(527)-N(7))-methyltransferase RsmG, whose amino-acid sequence is MERSEKFKKIVFLMHSLDKEMEILKEGLKELHLPVSEMVLDKFRIYLEKLYEYRGRLHLLSHKDYTRITLKHFLPSLMVLPYLNQPQNGCDIGAGAGFPSIPVKILRPEIDFVLFESVRKKAKFLQELITSLSLKGIEVVAQRAEKYKEKKFDLILIRAAGRIRDLLNTVDGLLAPTGRAFFYKKAQIDEEIKQAEARLRKKNFRIKVEKVLTPVERIPLSLVMLYRQCSP
- the mazG gene encoding nucleoside triphosphate pyrophosphohydrolase, with protein sequence MGRIRNQKLKISDAFHKLFQLVKTLRRKCPWDRRQTLATIKNNVIEEAYEVLAAIEKQDRTALKEEIGDLLFLGFFLCSLMEKKGITPTEIIQDTITKYKLKHPHVFRSRKFRNTEEIVKFWHSSKKDIFEGIPESLPALMAAKLIQERAARVGFDWADAQGPLQKLVEEIKELEKAGSRRERVDELGDLLFSCVNLARHLKIDPEDALRKANRKFVNRFRTMQRKLIKTRLASSSVTLEEMDKIWNEVKNSKR
- the ricT gene encoding regulatory iron-sulfur-containing complex subunit RicT: MKYEISITPFWKIVVHGSDDYHLGERILFKTKDGIDTGTICAQAVEEESIGEILRPVNDEDLAKLEELKEYAEWCLFEFKNAIRAFNMDMKAVYAHCQFDAERVIFYFTAEHKMKFRKLHRFISQQLNKRVVIKQIGARDFARYCGGMGPCGRKVCCAAFLKDLKSISLRMARRQNIFLTPNKLSGICGKLLCCLNFEEDFYTDFRPVAIDQKTNGVANGENTQPEIEDL
- a CDS encoding septum formation initiator family protein; the protein is MKQELSFFIKKWFLVLFFFMLPGLYLGRKIFILVNAYYTERNLKRSIIVLSAENELLKKRIEEYKSGRFIEAKARNDLGMIKKDEKIYVILK